A window of Rhododendron vialii isolate Sample 1 chromosome 13a, ASM3025357v1 contains these coding sequences:
- the LOC131312915 gene encoding protein NRT1/ PTR FAMILY 5.2-like, with amino-acid sequence MVTRVEEEEKGAVDYTEDGTLDLKGRPVLRSKTGRWKACSFIVAYELFERMAYYGIASNLVLYLTRKLHEGTVKSANNVTNWVGTVWMMPLLGAYVADAHLGRYWTFIIASGIYLVGMCLVTLAVSLPALRPPSCSHEVQDYDCDKRASPFQVGIFYCALYIIAVGTGGTKPNISTMGADQFDQFEPRERIHKLSFFNWWMFSIFFGILFSNTFLIYIQDNVGWTVGYTLPTVGLAVSILIFLLGTPYYRHKPPSGSPFTKMARVLVATVRKWEKVVPNDPKELYELSLDEYSKPGKFRIDSTPSLRLLDKAAVKSGPSTPWNLCPVTQVEETKQMIKMIPILIATFIPSALGAQINTLYIKQGTTLVRSMGPNFEIPPGCLTAFITIFMLVSIVLYDRLFVPAIRKYTKNPRGISLLQRMGIGLVLHVVITVVSCLAERKRLSVAKSHGITEKHQIVPLSIFILLPQFALMGVADNFLDVAKLEFFYDQAPEGMKSLGTAYFAISLGVGNFLSSFLLSMVAHFTKRHGHPGWVLDNLNASRLDYYYAFYAVLSFLNLLFFLVISKFFVYNAELDNERGKELQEAIVGSPNHSK; translated from the exons ATGGTGACAAGagtagaggaggaggagaaaggtGCTGTGGATTACACAGAGGATGGGACACTGGATCTAAAGGGCAGACCTGTCCTAAGATCAAAAACTGGGAGATGGAAAGCTTGCTCCTTCATTGTTG CATATGAATTGTTTGAAAGGATGGCATATTATGGGATTGCATCAAATCTGGTGCTGTACTTGACAAGGAAACTGCACGAGGGCACTGTGAAATCAGCAAACAATGTCACAAACTGGGTGGGGACTGTTTGGATGATGCCGCTTCTGGGTGCCTACGTCGCCGACGCTCATCTCGGCCGTTACTGGACTTTCATCATCGCCTCAGGCATTTACCTTGTG GGAATGTGCTTAGTGACTCTTGCAGTTTCGCTGCCAGCCCTGAGACCTCCATCATGCAGCCATGAGGTACAAGACTACGACTGCGACAAACGGGCCTCGCCGTTTCAAGTGGGCATCTTCTACTGTGCGTTGTACATAATAGCTGTCGGAACCGGCGGAACCAAGCCCAACATCTCGACCATGGGCGCGGACCAATTCGACCAATTCGAGCCCAGGGAGAGGATCCACAAGCTCTCCTTCTTCAATTGGTGGATGTTCAGCATCTTCTTTGGCATCCTTTTCTCCAATACTTTCCTCATATATATACAGGACAATGTGGGCTGGACTGTGGGCTATACCCTCCCAACAGTAGGGCTGGCCGTGTCGATACTGATCTTTCTTTTGGGCACACCTTACTATAGACACAAACCTCCTTCAGGGAGTCCATTTACTAAGATGGCTAGGGTTTTGGTGGCTACGGTGAGGAAGTGGGAAAAGGTTGTCCCAAATGACCCAAAAGAGCTTTATGAGCTGAGCTTGGATGAGTACTCCAAACCTGGAAAGTTCAGAATTGACTCCACCCCTTCATTAAG ACTTCTTGACAAAGCTGCCGTAAAGAGTGGACCAAGTACACCATGGAACCTATGCCCAGTAACCCAAGTTGAAGAAACCAAGCAAATGATAAAAATGATTCCAATTCTAATTGCAACATTCATACCCAGTGCCCTGGGAGCACAGATAAACACACTTTACATCAAGCAAGGCACCACACTGGTGAGGAGCATGGGTCCCAATTTCGAAATCCCCCCTGGCTGTCTCACAGCGTTCATAACCATCTTCATGTTGGTCAGCATTGTCCTCTACGACCGACTCTTTGTCCCTGCAATCCGAAAGTACACGAAAAACCCGAGAGGGATCTCACTACTGCAGAGAATGGGAATTGGCCTAGTATTGCACGTCGTCATCACAGTCGTCTCTTGCTTAGCTGAGAGAAAGAGATTGAGTGTTGCAAAATCACATGGCATTACGGAAAAACACCAAATCGTACCTCTTAGCATCTTCATTCTCCTCCCTCAATTTGCACTAATGGGGGTGGCCGACAACTTTTTGGACGTCGCAAAGCTCGAATTCTTCTACGACCAGGCACCGGAGGGAATGAAAAGCCTTGGCACTGCCTATTTCGCCATCAGCTTGGGAGTTGGGAATTTTCTCAGCAGCTTCCTTTTATCGATGGTGGCTCATTTTACAAAGAGACACGGCCACCCGGGTTGGGTTCTGGACAACCTAAATGCCTCTCGTCTGGACTATTACTACGCTTTTTATGCTGTGCTGAGCTTTCTCAACCTTCTCTTCTTTCTGGTTATTTCCAAGTTCTTCGTGTATAACGCAGAGCTGGACAACGAACGCGGAAAAGAGTTGCAAGAAGCCATTGTAGGTTCGCCAAACCACTCAAAATAA
- the LOC131313710 gene encoding heterogeneous nuclear ribonucleoprotein 1-like codes for MDSDEGKLFIGGIAWETTEETLREHFANYGDVTEIVIMRDKITGRPRGFGFLVFSDPSVLDAVLQGKHIIDGRTVEAKRALSREEQRTSFTPGNSNAGRSSGSTVNHRTKKIFVGGLPSVLTEEEFRQYFETYGTVTDVVIMYDQNTKRPRGFGFITFDMEEAVDRVLHKNFHELSNKLVEVKPALPKEANPGGGDRAGGYQPYGTSANRFLQPQTAGGSYPPYPSYGGPNYGYGAANSVIGYSGYVGYGNANSGFTGPTGAYGNPNTPSTGYVSLAPDAMKIPWSNQIPGYNALAYSVNAGYGATVPWSAMGLSPGGAAAYGYSNYGRSEGSYFDSVGHGTAGGRAGGVPNRNSGGSNSVLEQQGTTGGGYKGSGYGNSNGPSGYSNAAWRSDS; via the exons atggATTCGGACGAGGGAAAGCTGTTCATAGGAGGGATAGCTTGGGAAACAACGGAGGAAACCCTCAGAGAACACTTCGCTAACTACGGAGACGTCACTGAGATCGTAATCATGCGTGATAAGATCACGGGCCGGCCACGCGGCTTCGGCTTCCTCGTCTTCTCCGACCCTTCCGTCCTCGACGCCGTTCTTCAAGGAAAGCACATTATCGATGGCAGAACG GTGGAGGCTAAGAGAGCTTTATCAAGAGAAGAACAGCGCACATCCTTTACACCTGGAAATTCAAATGCTGGCCGAAGCTCTGGCAGTACAGTAAATCACAGAACCAAAAAGATATTTGTTGGAGGTTTGCCCTCCGTGCTTACAGAAGAAGAGTTTCGTCAGTATTTTGAAACTTACGGTACTGTGACAGACGTAGTAATAATGTACGATCAGAACACTAAACGGCCTCGTGGTTTTGGATTTATCACCTTTGACATGGAAGAAGCTGTTGATAGAGTTCTCCACAAAAACTTCCATGAACTGAGTAACAAACTTGTTGAGGTGAAACCTGCCCTTCCTAAAGAGGCAAATCCAGGTGGTGGTGACCGTGCAGGAGGCTATCAACCCTACGGTACTAGTGCCAATAGGTTCTTGCAGCCACAAACTGCTGGTGGCTCTTATCCACCATATCCTAGTTACGGAGGGCCAAATTACGGATATGGAGCAGCAAATAGTGTTATTGGCTACAGTGGGTATGTTGGTTATGGGAATGCTAATAGCGGCTTCACTGGCCCTACAGGGGCATATGGAAATCCCAATACCCCCAGTACTGGTTATGTAAGTTTGGCACCCGATGCCATGAAAATCCCTTGGAGTAACCAGATTCCTGGATATAATGCTTTAGCTTATAGTGTTAATGCTGGTTATGGGGCTACAGTTCCTTGGAGTGCTATGGGTCTTTCTCCTGGTGGAGCTGCTGCTTATGGGTATAGTAATTATGGTAGAAGTGAAGGTTCTTATTTTGATTCTGTTGGGCATGGGACTGCTGGTGGCCGTGCTGGGGGTGTCCCTAACCGCAACTCTGGTGGCAGCAATAGTGTGCTAGAGCAACAAGGAACAACAGGTGGTGGGTACAAAGGTAGTGGGTATGGAAACAGCAATGGGCCTTCAGGGTATTCAAATGCGGCTTGGAGATCAGACTCTTGA
- the LOC131314437 gene encoding protein JASON-like: MGCFLACFGSSKERRKPRSQIKNKVLPRHQQRHEIQRPLQSTLYIEQEISAKPANLISEVPYKLEEQLSLSTRKKVTFDTNVKAYEPVSVHESTESLPDNDKDVEKQKGDSSGKSGLSYSQSEDDSTNSSVQSYPPNHRYQNCRDSDDEADEFECEESDWDDEDEELEDYGDYDGDYDEDEDSQICVPTKSVESRPEMLSAQAFMEEEEVKKTGSNRNARDRSVYVHPVLNPVENLAQWKAVKSKGPPQPLNPQKENLKLEQEAPRISFSSEPILKHPSFSFKSKSDQPKRENQEIAVDASLSNWLVTSETTPTKKTRPSGLEPISQEQSISQGSNSVVSLDDRPILGALTMEEIKQFSASNSPRRSPSRSPDEMAIIGTVGTYWKQKDGGNDSGSFSSYKGIPNTTSKYREDKKVNWHSTPFETRLERALNRRRPADA, encoded by the exons ATGGGTTGTTTTCTCGCGTGCTTCGGTTCTTCGAAAGAACGTCGGAAACCCAGAAGTCAGATCAAGAACAAGGTCCTCCCTCGGCACCAA CAAAGACATGAAATCCAGAGGCCTCTGCAGTCCACTCTCTATATAGAACAGGAAATCTCTGCAAAACCCGCCAACCTGATTTCAGAAGTGCC ATATAAGCTTGAGGAGCAACTGAGCTTGAGTACTAGAAAGAAAGTTACTTTTGATACAAATGTGAAGGCATATGAGCCTGTTTCAGTCCATGAAAGCACTGAATCCTTACCGGATAATGATAAGGACGTTGAAAAGCAAAAGGGGGATAGTTCAGGAAAATCAGGCTTATCCTACTCACAATCTGAAGATGATTCCACCAATTCAAGCGTTCAGTCTTACCCTCCGAATCACAGGTATCAGAATTGCAGAGACAGCGATGATGAAGCCGATGAGTTCGAGTGTGAGGAAAGTGATTGGGATGATGAAGATGAGGAACTAGAAGATTATGGTGACTATGATGGTGATTATGATGAGGATGAGGACAGCCAAATTTGTGTTCCAACTAAGTCAGTGGAGTCGAGACCAGAAATGTTGTCAGCTCAGGCGTttatggaggaagaagaagtgAAAAAAACTGGATCTAACAGAAATGCGCGAGACAGAAGTGTATATGTTCACCCAGTGTTGAACCCGGTAGAGAACCTTGCTCAATGGAAAGCTGTGAAATCGAAAGGGCCACCGCAACCTTTGAATCCCCAGAAGGAGAATCTGAAATTGGAGCAAGAAGCACCTCGTATTTCATTTAGCTCTGAGCCGATTTTAAAGCACCCATCATTCAGCTTCAAGTCCAAATCCGACCAACCCAAGAGAGAAAACCAAGAAATAGCAGTTGATGCTAGCCTTTCGAATTGGTTAGTCACCTCGGAAACCACTCCAACCAAGAAAACTAGGCCCAGTGGGCTTGAACCTATTTCTCAAGAACAAAGCATTTCTCAGGGATCAAATTCGGTGGTGAGCCTTGACGATAGACCGATTTTAGGTGCGTTGACCATGGAAGAGATCAAACAGTTTTCAGCATCAAATTCACCAAGAAGGTCGCCAAGTCGAAGCCCAGATGAGATGGCTATAATTGGTACCGTTGGGACATATTGGAAACAGAAAGACGGAGGCAATGATTCTGGCTCATTCTCTTCCTATAAAGGCATACCAAACACAACTAGCAAGTACAGAGAG GATAAGAAAGTGAATTGGCACTCGACCCCATTTGAGACAAGGTTGGAGAGAGCTTTGAATAGACGACGACCTGCCGATGCTTAA
- the LOC131313796 gene encoding MDIS1-interacting receptor like kinase 2-like, which yields MTTIKEPCVLLFFTLFLSLHPFEVKSSPTTQAEALVNWKNTLAASPSSLNSWSLSNLKNLCNWTGILCTTTGSVSSINLTNANLTGTIESFDFTPFPNLTVFNLNNNNLNGSIPPNIGNLSSLQFLDLSNNNFVEVIPLEIGLLLELEYISLFNNNLNGSVPYQVTNLHKVWHLDFGANYLETPDWSNFSGMESLSYLSFYLNEFTLGFPEFIPKCLSLKYLDLSFNLFNGQIPDSVFSQLGNLEYLNLTANSFSGPLSLNFSKLSMLKALRLGNNQFSGQIPEFIGSLSGLQIIELYNNSFEGPIPSSMGQLGNLQLLDLRMNALNSSIPSELGSCTNLTTLALALNSLTGDLPLSLSNLKRISNLALSDNFFFSEISPYLFANWTQLINLYLENNSFTGNISSEIGQLTQLNYLFLYSNQFSGSIPLEIGDLTDLIELDLSINQLSGPIPHSIGNLKNLTLLQLFSNNLSGSIPPEIGNLISLQVLSLDTNELTGELPNNLSSLNNLQTLSLYANKLSGTIPSDLGKNSPSLANVSFSENNFSGELPPGLCNGLALQELTVNRNSFNGSLPKCLKNCSELTRVRLEWNQFSGNISEAFGVYPNLYFITLMGNLFSGGLSPQWGECTNLRNMQFDGNRISGEIPVQLGNLTRLGILSLSSNELTGEIPPELGNLSGLLNLNLSNNRLTGEIPPTLAYLTDLQLLDLSKNELNGTVPNEIGSCQSLLSLNLGSNYLSGSIPTELGNLIALQYLLDLSSNSLLGTIPPTLGYLISLENLNLSHNNLSGTIPSALTSMVSLRSIDFSHNELSGPVPSGKIFQNASGAYLGNSGLCGNVEGLSPCNANSTSGMSKRFDKKVLIGVIFPVIGFLVLVAVIVGCLILRRPSKQHDEQIEATLMWEREGKFTFGDIAKATEDFNETYCIGKGGFGTVYKAVLPMGQAVAVKRLNVTDSNDIPLLNRWSFENEIRTLTEVRHRNIIKLYGYCSMKGYLYLVYEYIERGSLGKVLYSDDGAVELGWGTRLSIVQGVAHALAYLHHDCSPPIVHRDVSMNNILLESELKPRLSDFGTARLLSPDSSNWTSVAGPYGYMAPELALSMRVTEKCDVYSFGVVALEVLMGRHPTELLTTLSSSLSSNYEDLLLKDVLDQRLPPPSSEMTAGVVFVVSVALACTQAAPETRPTMQFVAQELSARTRACLSEPLDTLKMSKIPSPRK from the exons ATGACTACAATTAAAGAGCCCTgcgttcttcttttcttcactctctttctctcactacATCCATTTGAAGTCAAATCATCACCAACAACACAAGCAGAAGCTCTTGTCAACTGGAAGAACACCCTTGCCGCATCTCCTTCTTCTCTAAATTCTTGGTCTCTAAGCAATCTCAAAAACCTCTGCAACTGGACAGGAATCCTCTGCACCACCACCGGTTCTGTCTCCAGCATAAACCTCACCAATGCAAACCTCACCGGAACCATCGAAAGCTTTGACTTCACTCCCTTCCCAAACCTCACCGTTTTCAACCTCAACAACAACAATCTCAATGGGTCAATTCCACCCAATATTGGTAACCTCTCAAGTCTCCAATTCTTGGACTTGAGCAACAACAATTTTGTCGAAGTGATTCCATTGGAGATCGGATTGTTGTTGGAGCTAGAGTACATTAGTCTCTTCAACAACAATCTAAATGGGTCAGTCCCATATCAAGTTACCAATCTCCACAAGGTATGGCACTTAGACTTTGGAGCAAACTATTTAGAAACACCTGATTGGTCCAATTTTTCGGGTATGGAGTCTCTGTCATACCTTAGCTTTTATCTGAATGAATTCACTTTGGGATTCCCTGAGTTTATACCCAAATGTTTGAGTTTGAAGTACCTTGACTTGTCGTTCAACCTATTCAATGGCCAAATCCCTGATTCGGTTTTCTCCCAGTTGGGAAATCTTGAATATCTCAATCTTACTGCTAATTCATTTTCAGGGCCACTGTCATTGAACTTTTCCAAGCTTTCTATGCTCAAAGCTCTTCGCTTGGGAAATAACCAATTCAGTGGTCAAATTCCTGAGTTCATTGGTTCACTTTCTGGTCTTCAAATCATTGAACTTTATAACAACTCATTTGAAGGCCCAATTCCATCTTCCATGGGCCAACTTGGGAATCTTCAACTTCTTGATCTTAGAATGAATGCCTTGAATTCCTCAATCCCTTCGGAGCTTGGTTCTTGTACTAACCTTACCACCTTAGCTCTGGCCTTGAATTCGCTTACAGGAGATTTGCCTTTGTCCTTGTCAAACCTGAAGAGGATATCTAACTTGGCTTTATCCGATAACTTCTTTTTCAGTGAAATTTCACCTTATCTCTTTGCCAACTGGACCCAGCTGATAAATTTGTACCTTGAAAACAATTCCTTCACTGGTAACATTTCATCTGAAATCGGGCAATTGACACAGCTCAATTACCTTTTCCTTTACAGCAACCAGTTCTCTGGCTCTATCCCACTGGAGATTGGAGACTTGACAGATTTGATCGAATTAGACCTTTCAATAAATCAACTCTCAGGTCCAATTCCTCATAGTATTGGGAATCTCAAAAATCTCACACTGTTACAGCTCTTTTCCAACAATCTCAGTGGATCTATTCCTCCAGAGATTGGAAATCTAATTTCATTGCAAGTTCTTAGTCTTGACACCAACGAACTGACTGGCGAATTGCCGAACAACCTCTCCAGCCTTAATAATCTTCAGACACTCTCCTTGTATGCCAACAAACTATCAGGTACTATCCCTAGTGACTTGGGGAAGAATAGTCCTTCTTTGGCCAATGTTAGCTTTTCTGAGAACAACTTTTCGGGTGAGCTACCACCCGGGTTATGTAACGGTCTTGCTCTCCAGGAATTGACAGTAAACAGAAACAGTTTCAATGGGTCGTTGCCCAAATGTTTGAAGAACTGCTCTGAACTAACTAGAGTCCGTCTTGAATGGAACCAGTTTTCTGGAAACATTTCTGAGGCGTTTGGAGTCTACCCGAATCTTTACTTCATCACTCTGATGGGTAATCTATTTTCTGGTGGGCTCTCTCCACAGTGGGGAGAATGTACAAATCTCAGAAACATGCAGTTTGATGGGAATAGAATTTCTGGTGAAATACCGGTTCAGTTAGGCAACTTGACCCGGTTAGGCATCCTTAGCCTGAGCTCGAACGAATTGACCGGTGAAATTCCCCCCGAGTTGGGGAATTTAAGCGGCCTGCTCAACCTCAATCTGAGCAACAACCGTTTAACGGGAGAGATTCCGCCGACTTTGGCTTACTTAACAGACCTTCAGCTTCTTGATTTATCGAAAAACGAGTTGAATGGGACTGTTCCAAATGAGATTGGAAGCTGTCAGAGCTTATTGAGCTTGAACTTGGGAAGTAACTATTTATCTGGAAGTATCCCAACAGAGCTAGGCAACTTGATTGCACTGCAGTATCTTTTGGACCTCAGTAGCAATTCATTGTTAGGAACAATTCCCCCTACCCTGGGATATCTTATCTCATTGGAGAATCTCAATTTATCACACAACAATCTCTCGGGTACTATTCCTTCGGCCTTAACCAGCATGGTTAGTTTACGGTCCATTGATTTCTCCCACAATGAGTTGTCCGGTCCGGTTCCCTCGggtaaaattttccaaaatgcATCGGGAGCTTACCTTGGAAATTCAGGATTGTGTGGAAATGTAGAAGGATTATCCCCTTGTAATGCAAATTCCACAAGTGGGATGTCGAAGAGGTTCGACAAAAAGGTTCTGATTGGCGTCATTTTCCCTGTTATCGGCTTCTTAGTTTTGGTTGCTGTCATTGTTGGATGCCTCATCCTTCGTAGGCCATCGAAGCAACATGATGAACAGATCGAAGCAACACTCATGTgggaaagagaaggaaaattcaCTTTTGGAGATATTGCAAAAGCCACGGAGGACTTCAACGAGACGTACTGCATTGGGAAAGGAGGGTTCGGAACCGTTTACAAAGCGGTGTTGCCAATGGGTCAAGCAGTGGCAGTAAAAAGGCTCAATGTGACGGACTCAAATGACATTCCATTGTTGAATCGTTGGAGTTTTGAGAATGAGATTCGAACTCTAACAGAAGTTAGGCACCGAAATATCATCAAGCTCTATGGGTATTGTTCCATGAAAGGGTACTTGTACTTGGTTTATGAGTACATAGAGAGGGGCAGCTTGGGAAAAGTACTGTACAGTGATGATGGGGCAGTAGAACTAGGGTGGGGTACAAGGTTGAGCATTGTTCAAGGAGTGGCTCATGCTCTTGCTTATTTGCACCATGATTGCTCTCCTCCTATAGTCCATCGGGACGTATCAATGAATAACATTCTGCTCGAATCAGAGCTAAAGCCACGACTATCAGATTTTGGAACCGCGAGATTGTTGAGCCCTGATTCCTCTAACTGGACCTCGGTTGCTGGTCCTTACGGATATATGGCTCCAG AGCTGGCACTTTCTATGCGAGTCACAGAGAAATGCGATGTTTACAGCTTTGGAGTGGTTGCTCTGGAAGTACTGATGGGAAGACATCCAACCGAACTCTTGACTACTCTATCATCATCATTGTCATCTAATTACGAGGACTTATTATTGAAGGACGTGCTAGACCAACGCCTCCCCCCTCCGTCAAGTGAAATGACAGCGGGAGTGGTGTTTGTTGTTTCGGTGGCCTTAGCATGCACACAAGCAGCGCCAGAGACGCGGCCCACTATGCAATTCGTCGCACAGGAACTTTCTGCACGAACTCGGGCATGCTTGTCTGAACCATTGGACACTCTAAAAATGAGCAAGATACCAAGCCCTCGGAAGTAG